In a genomic window of Variovorax paradoxus:
- a CDS encoding LysR family transcriptional regulator: protein MRRKIPPLQTLVCFDAAARHESYTRAAQELALTQSAVSRQIGTLEAFLGVALFRRTRHGVALTASGAAYARQTAKRLEAMERDTLDAMAHQGEGGSLSLAAVPTFATRWLMPRLKGFATLQPDVVVHIETRTRPFLFADAEFDAALYAGTVAQVQNWAGTHALPLMQEDVVPVCSPALLPRGKPVSPTAIAHMPLLQQSTRPDGWRQWFDAQQVDAPNARGGPRYELFSILAAAASQGLGVALMPTMLVADELARGELVVACPRPLAGERAYYLVTPERADQRPLLKFFSDWLLEQARQG from the coding sequence ATGCGCCGCAAGATCCCGCCCCTGCAGACCCTCGTGTGCTTCGACGCGGCCGCGCGCCACGAGAGCTACACGCGCGCCGCGCAGGAACTCGCGCTCACCCAGAGCGCGGTGTCGCGCCAGATCGGCACGCTCGAGGCCTTCCTCGGCGTGGCGCTGTTCCGCCGCACGCGCCACGGCGTGGCGCTGACCGCGAGCGGCGCGGCCTATGCGCGGCAGACCGCCAAGCGGCTCGAGGCGATGGAGCGCGACACGCTCGATGCGATGGCGCACCAGGGCGAGGGCGGCTCGCTGTCGCTGGCGGCCGTGCCCACCTTCGCCACGCGCTGGCTGATGCCGCGGCTCAAGGGCTTCGCGACGCTGCAGCCCGACGTGGTGGTGCACATCGAGACGCGCACCCGGCCCTTCCTGTTCGCCGACGCGGAGTTCGACGCCGCGCTCTACGCGGGCACGGTGGCGCAGGTGCAGAACTGGGCCGGCACGCATGCGCTGCCGCTGATGCAGGAGGACGTGGTGCCGGTCTGCAGCCCCGCGCTGCTGCCGCGCGGCAAGCCGGTCTCGCCCACGGCCATCGCGCACATGCCGCTGCTGCAGCAGAGCACGCGGCCCGATGGCTGGCGCCAGTGGTTCGATGCGCAGCAGGTCGACGCGCCCAATGCGCGCGGCGGCCCGCGCTACGAGCTGTTCTCGATATTGGCCGCGGCCGCCTCGCAGGGCCTGGGCGTGGCGCTGATGCCGACCATGCTGGTGGCCGACGAACTCGCGCGCGGCGAGCTGGTGGTGGCCTGCCCGCGGCCGCTGGCGGGCGAGCGCGCCTACTACCTCGTGACGCCCGAGCGCGCGGACCAGCGGCCGCTGCTGAAGTTCTTCAGCGACTGGCTGCTCGAACAGGCCCGCCAGGGTTGA
- a CDS encoding GyrI-like domain-containing protein: MAVGARGRGVGRLRLGRGLLARLPCALRQRAQQLAGGRYAALRFHGLPAEINMAWTHLLRDWLPGSGFQFDNRPAFEHYAASYAYDDNTHAFECDICIPIAPL; encoded by the coding sequence GTGGCTGTCGGTGCTCGAGGCCGTGGTGTCGGTCGGCTTCGGCTCGGGCGAGGCCTTCTCGCGCGCCTTCCGTGCGCGCTTCGGCAGCGCGCCCAGCAGCTGGCGGGCGGGCGCTACGCGGCGCTGCGCTTCCACGGCCTGCCGGCCGAGATCAACATGGCCTGGACCCACCTCTTGCGCGACTGGCTGCCGGGCAGCGGCTTCCAGTTCGACAACCGGCCGGCCTTCGAGCACTACGCGGCGAGCTACGCCTACGACGACAACACACACGCCTTCGAGTGCGACATCTGCATTCCGATCGCGCCGCTGTGA
- a CDS encoding zeta toxin family protein has translation MSRRLPPPRLEKLLAQTQGPRPVAFVLAGHNGSGKSTLWYSRLAESLRMPLVNADRMMMSILPDADPLTGRIPTWAERLRDDDERWQALSQKGVRAFKSLVMDQRMPFAFETVFSHWKPLPGGGHASKADDIRAMQEAGYFVVLLFVGLISVDMSVFRVSTRKQQGGHDVERKKLIERFPRTQAAVGHATQIANMTLMFDNSRSEKNAFALVRAQAKKTVLFDARDPQFDVDPELRAVCDAWLEKVAGPFKPPRTRRPKTPAR, from the coding sequence GTGAGTCGACGCCTACCCCCACCCCGGCTCGAGAAGCTGCTGGCGCAGACGCAGGGACCGCGTCCGGTGGCGTTCGTGCTGGCCGGCCACAACGGGTCCGGCAAATCCACGCTCTGGTACTCGCGCCTCGCTGAATCGCTGCGCATGCCGCTGGTCAACGCCGACCGCATGATGATGTCCATCCTGCCGGATGCCGACCCGCTCACCGGGCGCATCCCGACCTGGGCCGAACGCCTGCGCGACGATGACGAGCGATGGCAGGCGCTGTCGCAGAAAGGCGTGCGCGCCTTCAAGAGCCTGGTGATGGACCAGCGCATGCCCTTCGCATTCGAGACGGTCTTCTCCCACTGGAAGCCGCTGCCCGGCGGCGGTCATGCGTCGAAGGCGGACGACATCCGTGCGATGCAGGAGGCGGGCTATTTCGTCGTGCTGCTCTTCGTCGGACTGATCTCGGTCGACATGTCCGTCTTTCGCGTGAGCACGCGCAAGCAGCAAGGCGGCCACGATGTGGAGCGCAAGAAGTTGATCGAGCGTTTTCCGCGCACGCAGGCGGCGGTCGGGCACGCGACGCAGATCGCGAACATGACGCTGATGTTCGACAACAGCCGCTCGGAAAAGAACGCCTTCGCGCTGGTGCGAGCGCAGGCCAAGAAAACGGTGTTGTTCGATGCGCGCGATCCCCAGTTCGACGTGGACCCCGAACTGCGAGCGGTTTGCGATGCGTGGCTCGAAAAAGTGGCCGGGCCGTTCAAGCCGCCCCGCACCCGGCGACCGAAGACGCCAGCGCGTTGA